Part of the Ignavibacterium album JCM 16511 genome, TTAGCAATTTCAGATTCAAGCCGTGCGATCTCATTTTTATTTTTTACAGAATTTTTATCCCGAAATTCGATTTTTTTTATCTCAAGTCTCAGACTTTCAATGTTGTAATTTATTTTTCCGATCTTAGACTTTTCGATGTCTTTAATTTCATTACGAATTGATGAAGTGATATCCAGATATGAACCAATTTTTTTCGCAATTTCCTCTTCACCTTTAACCTTTACATCTCCATCCACTAAAATTTCTTTTACGAATCCATAAAAATTTCCAAATTCAATTCTCTCAATAGTAGAAGCAAACTTTGGTAAATCTGTATTCTTAATTTCTCTTTCATCAATCCATTGAAAATCGAAACCATACAAATCACGATTACCAATTTTCATCTGCATTCTCATCAATCCTTTATTCCATAATGAGTCAGGCAGATTAAGATTCGGAATTGGTTCTTCTTTAACAATTTCACCAAGTTGTTTGCTACCATCTGTTCTTGTAATCTGAACGAGTTCCGAGGCCCAGAAATAATCTTTTCCATTAACTACAATAAGAAATAATAGTCCGGTAATCATTATCAGACTTAAACCAAGTCCCATTCCTGTAAACCAAATAAATATTTCGCCCGATCTGAAATATTTTTTCATACTATGTTATAACTCAGCATATTTTTTTCTTAATCGTTGTCGGATAATCTCAGCGGCAGTATTAACAATAAAAGTTAGAATGAATAAAAGTGTTGCTGCTAAAAATAAAACTCTGTATAAAGTTCCCTGATAAGGAGCTTCGGGAATTTCGACTGCAATATTTGCTGAAAGTGTTCTCATACCGTTAAATGGACTGAATGAAAGTATTGGTGTATTACCTGTTGCCATAAGAACAATCATAGTTTCACCAACAGCTCTTCCGAAGCCAATCATTATAGCAGAAAAAATTCCTGGACTTGCAGAAGGTAACACAATTCTTGTAGCAGTTTCCCATTTTGTAGCACCAAGTGCAAGTGATGCAGAAGTTAAACTTGAAGGCACACTTGAAAGCGCATCTTCACAGATAGTAAAAATTATTGGGATAACTGCAAAACCCATTGCGAATCCGACTACAATACTGTTTCTTTGATCATACTGTTCATTCAGTGTATTCATTAACCAGGTTCTGTAATCCCCACCTAAAACATAATATTCGAAAATTGGTCCTAACCATTGAGCGATATAAAAACCAATAATGATAAGTGGAATGATAAAAAATAATTCATAACCTGGTTTTAATTTGTATCTGATTCGGGATGGAATTCTTTTCCAGAGTGAAGCACCTATTGCTATTACAACAGGAACTGTAAAAAACATAAGGAAGACACCTGGCAGAATTCTTTCAAGCAATGGTGCCAGCCAAAGTCCTGCAAGGAAACCAATCACAACACTTGGCAAAGCAGCCATTACCTCAACAGTTGGTTTGATGTAATTACGAACTTTTGGATGAGAAAATTGTGAAGTATAAAGTGCTCCAAACAATGCAAGAGGAATAGCGAAAAGCATTGCATAGAAAGTTCCTTTTAAGGTTCCAATAATAAGCGGAACCAAACTGAACTTTGGCTCAAAATCATCTGTGCCACCCGTTGATTGCCAAACGAATTCAGGTTTTGAATAACCTTCATACCAGACTTTTCCGAAAAGTGTTTTAAGTGTTATTTCCGGATGAGGATTTTTAATTTCATAAGATACTATCGTTCCATCTTCATATAAAACTGCTGCACCATCACCTTTTGGAGAGAATGCAATGTCTTTAACAGGCAAATCTTTTCCACTTAATTCAATTAAAGTTCTTTCACTGGTCAGGTGTTCAAGAAATATTTTTCCTTTTGCATCTCCGGTAATAAAACTTTTATTTCTTAATGAAGCAGCAACTGATGTAACTGCTGCTTTATGCGAGTCAAATGTATGAGGATTTACAAGTTTCCATCCATATTCAGTTTTTTCATCAAGTACACGCATCCAGGAGGTAACATTACCATCAGCATCACCAACAATTATTGACTGATCGCCAATGATAAATCCCAGTGAAGTGATAGCACTTTTACCTGAAGGAGTTGGGTTTATCTTTTGAATAAGCTGCGGATTACTTTTGTCTTTTAGAGAAATATAGTAAAGCCAACCATCTGAAGTTCCAATCATCAGCTTCTCACAAAAATTATCTAGTTCAATAGCTGTAATAGGATATTCGACAAGGTCTGTCAAATCATTTCTGTAAATCTTTTCCTCTGATTCAGACAAAAGTGAAGTTGATATTTCAGAACTATATTGAAGCAATCTGTTATCAGAAGTTTGTGCAACTACTGTGTATTCATTATCTGAGTTTTTTCTGTAAACTAATTTCTTAATTGACTTTTTTAATGAATCTATTTCAATTACTGATTTGATGATAAACTCGGGAGTAATTTCTCTTTTATCTCCTTCGATAAAAGTGGTAGTGAATTTAACCTGACCTAAAATAACTTTGCCCTTATTGGTTCCGAGAGCAATTAAATTTTTAAAAGCTGATTTTGATGCAGTTGAAATATTTTCATCTGCAGGTAAGCTGATTTTTTCCGATTTTATTATTTCTTTTGAAGAAAGATTTATAAAATCAACGGTTGAAGAATCAGTGAAAGTGTATAAAATTTCCTGATATTCATCAATGCCAATGATTAATGGTTTTTTTGATTGAAGGATTTGCTGAGACTGGATTTTCTCTTTTTCTTTTCCTTCAGCACCAAACCAAAGTGGAAGTGCTTCCCAAAATACGAAAACGAGAATTGCAACAACCGAAATGATTGTTGCAATTCCTCCAAAATATATAACTCCTTTAGCTGTTTTATCAAAGAATAAAGCTTTCTTGTGAAGCTTTGATTCTTTAACTGAATTATTTTTTTTTTCAGTGCTCAGATTATTTCCCAATATCGTTAATCAAGCTTTGCGAGTTCCTTCTTAACTAATTCGTAAGTCAGCGGAAGATAACCATCTTTAACTACAACTTCCTGACCTTCATAACTTAATACAAATTTAAGAAATTCTTTTAATAAAGGGTCAACAGGTTTATTAGGTGCTTTGTTGATATAGATATTAAGATAACGACTTAAAGGATATTTACCATTCAAACAATTTTCATAATCAGGTAAATGGAATTCATCGTTCTCAGATTTTGCAAGTGGTAATGCAATTACACCAGATGTACGATAACCAATTCCAGAATATCCAATTCCATATCTGTCTTCCGTAACACCCTGAACAACTGATGCACTTCCGGGTTGTTCTTTTACCTGATCTTTAAAGTCACCTTTGAATAAAGCGTGCTCTTTAAAGTAACCGTAAGTTCCGGATGCAGAATTTCTTCCATAAAGACTAATGCCTCTGTTTGTCCAATCACCGGTTAAGCCCAAATCGCCCCACTTGGCAATATCAGTTTTGTAACCACCTCTTCTTGTTTTAGAAAATATAGCATCAACCTGAGGTAGTGTTAAACCCTTTAATGGATTATCTTTATTCACATAAACTGCAAGAGCATCAATTGCTACACGAAGCTCAGTTGGTTTATAACCAAATTTCTTTTCAAATGCATCAATTTCTTCCTGCTTCATATCTCGTGACATTGGTCCAAGTTGAGCCGTTCCACTAATTAAAGCAGGTGGAGCAGTACTTGAACCTTTTCCTTCAACCTGAATATTTACATTTGGATAATATCTTTTGAATCCTTCTAACCAAAGAGTGAGCAAGTTATTCATTGTATCTGAACCAATACTTGAAAGATTGCCGGAAATACCTGCCACTTTTGTGTAATGCGGAATGTTGGGATCAACTTTAACTGCAGTTGCGTCTGTGGTCTCAGTTTTCTGATTTGATTCTATAGCAGATTGCTCCGTTTGTGTGCCTTCCTGTTTTGGGGAAACATCATCTTTCTTTTCACCACAGCTGAACAGAAGAAATGATGAAAGGATCGCAATAAAAAATATTAATGAGGCAAATTTTGTTTTAAGCATAAATCTCTCCTAAAAATTGGTCTACTAAATTATAAAATTATAATTCAATTGTTTGACATAACATTGTTAAGAAATTGTTAAGTCTTTTGATTTTATTCTAAAATTTAAGTGTATTAAGTGATTTAAATACAATTTCAATTGTTCATTTATTAAGCTTTCTATATTTTTTCAATGTCATTTAATCAAGAGTAAAGAGATGATTTTACAAACAGTTTTTCAAACCTGGTTACCTTTTATATACTTATATGTTGTTGGTGGAATATTTTTCTTTAGCGGAATGTACATAATTATTAAGAGCGGCTCACTCGACCCCAAAAAAAGAACTCATAAATTATGGATAAAAGTTTTATTCGGTGGTTATTTTTTCTTTCTTTTTTTACACGCATTCCTGATTATTTCTGCATTATATCTATGACAGGTAATTTTTATTCAATTAAAGAAAAGATTAAACATTATGCCATCATTTTATAATACCTGGCTGCCCTTCATTTATTTATACGGAGTTGGAGGAATTTTCTTTGTTAGTGGATTAGTCATCGTTAAAAAAGCAGGTGCATACAATCCACAAAATAAAAGACACAGATATTGGTGGAAGATTACCATATTCGGTTTCTTCTACTTTATGTTAATTCATGCTGCTCTTATACTCGCAGCACTTTATCTTTA contains:
- a CDS encoding ABC transporter permease subunit — encoded protein: MGNNLSTEKKNNSVKESKLHKKALFFDKTAKGVIYFGGIATIISVVAILVFVFWEALPLWFGAEGKEKEKIQSQQILQSKKPLIIGIDEYQEILYTFTDSSTVDFINLSSKEIIKSEKISLPADENISTASKSAFKNLIALGTNKGKVILGQVKFTTTFIEGDKREITPEFIIKSVIEIDSLKKSIKKLVYRKNSDNEYTVVAQTSDNRLLQYSSEISTSLLSESEEKIYRNDLTDLVEYPITAIELDNFCEKLMIGTSDGWLYYISLKDKSNPQLIQKINPTPSGKSAITSLGFIIGDQSIIVGDADGNVTSWMRVLDEKTEYGWKLVNPHTFDSHKAAVTSVAASLRNKSFITGDAKGKIFLEHLTSERTLIELSGKDLPVKDIAFSPKGDGAAVLYEDGTIVSYEIKNPHPEITLKTLFGKVWYEGYSKPEFVWQSTGGTDDFEPKFSLVPLIIGTLKGTFYAMLFAIPLALFGALYTSQFSHPKVRNYIKPTVEVMAALPSVVIGFLAGLWLAPLLERILPGVFLMFFTVPVVIAIGASLWKRIPSRIRYKLKPGYELFFIIPLIIIGFYIAQWLGPIFEYYVLGGDYRTWLMNTLNEQYDQRNSIVVGFAMGFAVIPIIFTICEDALSSVPSSLTSASLALGATKWETATRIVLPSASPGIFSAIMIGFGRAVGETMIVLMATGNTPILSFSPFNGMRTLSANIAVEIPEAPYQGTLYRVLFLAATLLFILTFIVNTAAEIIRQRLRKKYAEL
- a CDS encoding PstS family phosphate ABC transporter substrate-binding protein, producing MLKTKFASLIFFIAILSSFLLFSCGEKKDDVSPKQEGTQTEQSAIESNQKTETTDATAVKVDPNIPHYTKVAGISGNLSSIGSDTMNNLLTLWLEGFKRYYPNVNIQVEGKGSSTAPPALISGTAQLGPMSRDMKQEEIDAFEKKFGYKPTELRVAIDALAVYVNKDNPLKGLTLPQVDAIFSKTRRGGYKTDIAKWGDLGLTGDWTNRGISLYGRNSASGTYGYFKEHALFKGDFKDQVKEQPGSASVVQGVTEDRYGIGYSGIGYRTSGVIALPLAKSENDEFHLPDYENCLNGKYPLSRYLNIYINKAPNKPVDPLLKEFLKFVLSYEGQEVVVKDGYLPLTYELVKKELAKLD